A stretch of the Staphylococcus sp. NRL 16/872 genome encodes the following:
- a CDS encoding amidohydrolase, with translation MNELEFVIKHRRHLHQHPELSLHEFETTQYIINFLEELGVSYERPLETGAIAYLKGNSDHTIAFRADIDALPIFEENEVDYRSQTDNIMHACGHDGHTAALMLFVKRCKTMADNGELPHNVVFIFQPAEETGGGANRLIKAGAFNNYPIEAIFGIHVNPFADEGQVVIRDNEITASATEYRFFLKGLSSHVADKEQGHSCGEALLHVLNQVGQIQQYHLNGLKRNIVHMGHFEAGEAINTVPSNGYLEGTVRTYDANDLNVVKTQMQKIAESVQLLFNVECEVKFEEGYPATMNSPELKVSVEQAIRNANLEVIEKPLPFLFGEDFSFYGQQLAPAYFAFVGTRNEGKGYVTGLHTSHLNFDEKVLIDVANYYEQLLMHYGEE, from the coding sequence ATGAATGAATTAGAATTTGTAATAAAACATAGAAGACACTTACATCAACACCCTGAATTGAGTTTGCATGAATTTGAAACAACACAATATATCATCAATTTCTTAGAAGAGTTAGGTGTTTCATATGAACGACCACTTGAAACAGGCGCAATCGCTTATTTAAAAGGAAATAGTGATCATACTATTGCTTTTAGAGCCGATATTGATGCCTTACCTATTTTTGAAGAGAATGAAGTCGATTATCGTAGTCAAACAGATAATATTATGCATGCTTGTGGACATGATGGTCACACAGCTGCATTAATGTTATTTGTAAAACGTTGTAAAACAATGGCTGATAATGGTGAGTTACCTCATAATGTCGTGTTTATCTTCCAACCTGCTGAAGAAACAGGTGGTGGCGCAAATCGTCTAATTAAAGCGGGCGCATTTAATAATTACCCTATTGAAGCGATATTTGGAATTCATGTAAACCCATTTGCTGACGAAGGACAAGTGGTGATTCGTGATAATGAAATTACAGCAAGCGCCACAGAATATCGTTTCTTTTTAAAAGGATTATCAAGTCACGTAGCTGATAAAGAACAAGGGCATTCATGTGGTGAAGCCCTATTACACGTATTAAATCAAGTAGGACAAATTCAACAGTATCATTTAAATGGTTTGAAACGTAACATTGTTCATATGGGCCATTTTGAAGCTGGTGAAGCAATTAATACAGTTCCAAGTAATGGTTATTTAGAAGGAACAGTACGCACATACGACGCCAATGACTTAAATGTGGTTAAAACACAAATGCAAAAAATTGCAGAAAGCGTACAGTTACTATTCAACGTAGAATGTGAAGTGAAATTTGAAGAAGGTTATCCTGCGACAATGAATAGCCCTGAATTAAAAGTGAGTGTTGAACAAGCTATTCGTAACGCAAATTTAGAAGTGATAGAGAAACCTTTACCATTCTTATTTGGTGAAGACTTTAGTTTCTATGGACAACAACTGGCCCCTGCTTACTTTGCATTTGTAGGTACTCGCAATGAAGGTAAAGGTTATGTCACAGGTTTACATACTTCTCACTTGAACTTTGATGAAAAAGTATTAATAGATGTGGCGAACTATTATGAGCAATTATTAATGCATTATGGAGAGGAGTAA
- the dapD gene encoding 2,3,4,5-tetrahydropyridine-2,6-dicarboxylate N-acetyltransferase: protein MVQHLSAQEIIQYISDAKKSTPLKVYVNGEFNNVNFPESFKVFGSDNSKVIFCEADDWKSFYEANQASITDLEIEMDRRNSAIPLKDLTNTNARIEPGAFIREQAIIEDGAVVMMGATINIGAVVGEGTMIDMNATLGGRATTGKNVHVGAGAVLAGVIEPPSASPVVIEDNVLIGANAVILEGVRVGEGAIVAAGAIVTQDVPAGAVVAGTPAKVIKQTSEVEDSKREIVSALRKLND from the coding sequence ATGGTACAACACCTTTCTGCACAAGAAATTATTCAATATATAAGTGATGCTAAGAAATCTACACCTTTAAAGGTTTATGTTAATGGAGAATTTAATAATGTTAATTTCCCAGAATCATTTAAAGTGTTTGGATCAGATAATTCAAAAGTTATCTTCTGTGAAGCGGATGATTGGAAATCTTTCTACGAAGCCAACCAAGCTAGCATTACTGACTTAGAAATTGAAATGGATCGTCGTAATTCGGCTATTCCTCTTAAAGATTTAACAAATACGAATGCCCGAATTGAACCAGGTGCTTTTATCCGTGAACAAGCCATTATCGAAGACGGCGCAGTAGTTATGATGGGCGCTACTATTAATATTGGTGCCGTTGTTGGCGAAGGCACAATGATTGATATGAATGCGACATTAGGCGGTCGTGCTACAACTGGTAAGAACGTTCATGTCGGTGCAGGCGCTGTATTAGCTGGTGTTATTGAGCCGCCAAGTGCCTCTCCAGTAGTGATTGAAGATAATGTGCTTATTGGAGCAAACGCTGTTATTCTTGAAGGTGTAAGAGTTGGCGAAGGTGCTATCGTAGCAGCTGGTGCTATTGTTACTCAAGATGTCCCAGCTGGTGCAGTAGTAGCTGGTACCCCTGCGAAAGTAATTAAACAAACGTCTGAAGTTGAAGACTCTAAACGTGAAATTGTTTCAGCGTTAAGAAAGTTAAATGATTAA
- the dapB gene encoding 4-hydroxy-tetrahydrodipicolinate reductase, with protein MKILLIGYGAMNQRVARLAEEKGHEIIGVIEPEHNEATPYAHFDHIAEAQDKADIAIDFSNPNLLLPLLNEDFELPLVVATTGEKEKLVAKLEELSERMPVFFSANMSYGVHVLTKILETAVPLLQDFDIELTEAHHNKKVDAPSGTLVKLYDVIKDLRNNVSPIYDRHERTEKREKDEIGIHAVRGGTIVGEHDVLFAGTDETITISHKAQSKDIFANGAITAAEQLINKQNGYYTFDNL; from the coding sequence ATGAAAATTTTATTAATTGGTTATGGTGCGATGAACCAACGGGTTGCTAGACTAGCAGAAGAAAAAGGTCATGAAATTATAGGTGTTATCGAGCCTGAACATAACGAGGCTACACCTTATGCGCATTTTGACCATATTGCTGAGGCGCAAGATAAAGCGGATATCGCTATCGATTTCTCAAATCCGAACCTATTATTACCGCTCTTAAATGAGGATTTCGAATTACCATTAGTCGTAGCTACTACTGGTGAAAAAGAGAAACTTGTTGCTAAATTAGAAGAACTTAGTGAACGTATGCCAGTATTCTTTAGTGCGAATATGAGTTATGGCGTTCATGTGTTAACTAAAATTTTAGAAACAGCAGTACCTTTATTACAAGATTTTGATATCGAATTAACAGAGGCACATCATAATAAGAAAGTCGATGCGCCAAGTGGCACCCTTGTTAAACTATATGATGTTATTAAAGATTTACGTAACAATGTGTCCCCTATTTATGACCGCCATGAACGCACTGAAAAACGTGAGAAAGATGAAATTGGTATCCATGCAGTACGTGGTGGCACGATTGTAGGAGAACATGATGTTTTATTTGCAGGAACAGATGAAACAATTACAATTTCTCATAAAGCACAGTCGAAAGATATTTTCGCAAATGGCGCAATAACAGCTGCTGAACAGTTAATTAATAAACAAAATGGTTATTACACTTTTGATAATTTGTAA
- the dapA gene encoding 4-hydroxy-tetrahydrodipicolinate synthase — protein MAHIFEGVGVALATPFTNNEVDYNALEKHVDFLLENGVQAIIVNGTTAESPTLTEEEKEQVLEVVVKQVDHRVTIIAGTGTNNTAKSIQASQRAKQLGADAIMLITPYYNKTNQRGLIKHFEKIANEVKLPVVLYNVPSRTNMTINPETVETLSHNEYIVAIKDATNDFEYYEEVKKRINQDEFALYSGNDDNVVEFYERGGNGVISVIANVIPKEFQALYDAKQSGQDISKDFEPIGKLLDTLSIDVNPIPIKALTSYLGFGEYELRLPLLPLEVEDAKVLVDAYEQFKAGEHE, from the coding sequence ATGGCACATATTTTTGAAGGCGTTGGTGTAGCGCTTGCTACCCCATTCACAAATAATGAAGTGGATTACAATGCATTAGAAAAACATGTTGATTTCTTATTAGAAAATGGTGTACAAGCAATTATAGTTAATGGTACGACAGCTGAGAGCCCTACTTTAACTGAAGAAGAAAAAGAACAAGTGCTTGAAGTGGTAGTAAAACAAGTGGATCATCGCGTAACAATTATTGCAGGTACTGGTACGAATAATACTGCTAAATCTATCCAAGCTTCACAACGTGCTAAACAATTAGGCGCAGATGCAATTATGTTAATTACGCCTTATTACAATAAAACGAATCAACGCGGCTTAATTAAACATTTTGAAAAGATTGCAAATGAAGTTAAATTGCCTGTTGTACTATACAACGTACCTTCACGAACAAATATGACGATTAATCCTGAAACAGTTGAAACATTAAGTCATAACGAATATATTGTCGCAATTAAAGATGCTACAAATGACTTTGAATACTATGAAGAAGTAAAAAAACGTATTAATCAAGATGAATTCGCTCTATATAGTGGTAATGACGATAATGTTGTAGAGTTTTACGAACGTGGTGGAAATGGCGTTATTTCAGTTATAGCAAATGTTATTCCAAAAGAATTCCAAGCATTATATGATGCTAAACAAAGTGGACAAGATATTTCTAAAGATTTCGAACCAATTGGCAAATTATTAGATACCCTTTCTATTGATGTAAATCCAATTCCAATTAAAGCATTAACAAGTTATCTAGGTTTCGGAGAGTATGAATTACGCTTACCTCTTTTACCTTTAGAAGTTGAAGATGCCAAAGTATTGGTTGATGCATATGAACAGTTTAAAGCGGGTGAACACGAATGA
- a CDS encoding aspartate-semialdehyde dehydrogenase yields the protein MTRIAVVGATGLVGTKMLETLDRKNIEFDDLVLFSSSRSAGKAVEFQGKTYIVQELTEEAASEKFDYVLMSAGGGTSERFAPIFEQAGAIVIDNSSQWRMAEDIDLIVPEVNEPHFKRGIIANPNCSTIQSVVPLKVLQDKFGLKRVAYTTYQAVSGSGIKGKRDLTEGANGKAPEAYPHPIYNNVLPHIDVFLEDGYTKEEQKMIDETRKILNQPELRVTATCARVPVQDSHSVEIDVTLDKEATVQEIKDLFDQDSRVVLVDNPENNEYPLAINSTGKDDVFVGRIRRDDSLDNTFHVWCTSDNLLKGAALNAVQVLEQVINLKGAR from the coding sequence ATGACAAGAATCGCAGTAGTCGGAGCAACAGGATTAGTAGGAACAAAAATGTTAGAAACACTTGATCGTAAAAATATTGAATTTGACGATTTAGTTTTATTTTCATCATCAAGATCAGCAGGTAAAGCAGTTGAGTTTCAAGGTAAAACATATATTGTTCAAGAACTTACAGAAGAAGCAGCAAGTGAGAAATTTGACTACGTATTGATGAGTGCTGGTGGTGGAACAAGTGAACGATTTGCCCCTATTTTTGAACAAGCTGGCGCTATTGTCATCGATAATTCTAGTCAGTGGCGTATGGCTGAAGATATTGATTTAATTGTTCCAGAAGTAAATGAGCCCCACTTTAAACGTGGTATCATTGCTAACCCTAACTGTTCAACAATTCAATCAGTAGTACCCTTAAAAGTGTTACAAGATAAATTCGGGTTAAAACGTGTAGCTTATACAACTTATCAAGCGGTTTCAGGCTCTGGTATTAAGGGTAAACGTGATTTAACTGAGGGTGCAAATGGTAAAGCCCCTGAAGCTTACCCACATCCAATTTATAATAACGTTCTTCCTCATATTGATGTCTTTTTAGAGGATGGTTATACAAAAGAAGAACAAAAAATGATTGATGAAACACGCAAAATCTTAAATCAACCTGAGTTACGTGTAACTGCAACATGTGCGCGTGTACCTGTTCAAGACAGCCATAGTGTTGAAATTGATGTGACACTTGATAAAGAAGCGACAGTTCAAGAAATTAAAGACTTATTTGATCAAGATAGTCGCGTTGTATTGGTAGATAATCCAGAAAATAATGAATATCCATTAGCAATTAACTCAACTGGTAAAGACGATGTATTTGTAGGACGTATTCGTCGCGATGATTCATTAGATAATACATTCCACGTATGGTGTACATCTGATAATTTACTTAAAGGTGCAGCATTAAATGCAGTTCAAGTATTAGAGCAAGTAATCAATTTAAAAGGAGCTAGATAA
- a CDS encoding aspartate kinase, which yields MKRNVLKFGGSSVADFTKIKNIAELLKHRVDDGEQLIVVVSAMGKTTDQLMENVSNLTTTPKDEELALLLTTGEQQTVSYLSMVLNDIGVNARSMTGYQAGIKTIGHHLKSRIAEINPETFDKAFEDKDVLVVAGFQGINDEFELTTLGRGGSDTTAVALAASNQIPCEIYTDVDGVYATDPRILSKAKRLDYVSYEEMMEMSALGAGVLETRSVELAKNYDIPLYLSRTLSNVKGTWIMPRTEILEKKAVTGVALDKHMMHVTISYPLPDNRLLTQLFTALEDGSVNVDMISQIVNTEGLQLSFSIKDSDAHQISNILKQLSIAFEALDYKINEEYVKISLIGSGMRDMSGVASKAFITLINSNIPFYQTTTSEISISYVIDKENGEKAVEILYDAFDI from the coding sequence TTGAAACGAAATGTTTTGAAGTTCGGTGGTTCATCCGTTGCCGATTTTACAAAAATAAAAAATATCGCAGAACTGCTTAAACATCGTGTGGATGACGGTGAACAATTAATTGTAGTGGTGAGTGCCATGGGCAAAACTACAGACCAATTAATGGAAAATGTATCAAATCTTACTACAACACCTAAAGATGAAGAATTAGCCCTACTATTAACTACTGGTGAACAACAAACAGTTTCTTACCTATCTATGGTATTGAATGATATCGGTGTAAATGCTAGATCGATGACTGGTTATCAAGCTGGTATTAAAACAATTGGTCATCATCTTAAAAGTAGAATTGCCGAAATTAATCCAGAAACGTTTGATAAAGCATTTGAAGATAAAGATGTTTTGGTTGTAGCAGGCTTCCAAGGCATCAATGATGAATTTGAGTTAACAACGTTAGGCCGAGGTGGTTCTGATACAACTGCCGTTGCCTTAGCTGCTAGTAATCAAATACCCTGTGAAATTTATACTGACGTTGATGGTGTGTACGCTACTGATCCAAGAATACTTAGTAAGGCAAAGCGCTTAGATTATGTATCCTATGAAGAAATGATGGAAATGAGTGCTTTAGGTGCTGGGGTCCTTGAAACAAGAAGCGTTGAATTAGCTAAAAATTACGACATTCCCCTTTATTTGAGTAGAACATTATCAAATGTGAAAGGAACATGGATTATGCCGAGAACAGAAATACTAGAGAAAAAAGCTGTAACAGGTGTTGCATTAGATAAACATATGATGCACGTGACAATCAGTTATCCCCTGCCGGATAATAGATTGTTAACACAATTATTTACTGCATTAGAAGATGGCTCAGTAAATGTAGATATGATTTCTCAAATTGTTAATACAGAAGGTTTACAATTATCTTTCTCAATTAAAGATAGTGATGCGCATCAAATTTCCAATATTTTGAAGCAGTTATCTATAGCATTTGAAGCATTGGACTATAAAATTAATGAAGAATACGTCAAAATCTCTTTGATTGGTTCTGGAATGAGAGATATGTCTGGTGTAGCATCTAAAGCATTTATTACTCTAATCAATTCTAATATTCCTTTTTATCAAACAACAACGTCTGAAATTAGTATTTCATATGTAATTGATAAAGAGAATGGTGAAAAAGCAGTTGAAATTTTATACGATGCTTTTGATATCTAA
- a CDS encoding ATP-binding cassette domain-containing protein — protein sequence MLQVTDVSLRFGDRKLFEDVNIKFTEGNCYGLIGANGAGKSTFLKILSGELDSQTGHVSLGKDERLAVLKQDHFAYEDERVLDVVIKGHERLYEVMKEKDAIYMKPDFSDEDGIRAAELEGEFAEMNGWNAEADAASLLSGLGISTELQDKQMSELENNQKVKVLLAQSLFGDPDVLLLDEPTNGLDIPAINWLEDFLINFDNTVIVVSHDRHFLNNVCTHIADLDFGKIKLYVGNYDFWYQSSQLAQKMAQEQNKKKEEKMKELQDFIARFSANASKSKQATSRKKQLEKIELDDIQPSSRRYPYVKFTPEREIGNDLLVVDGISKTIDGEKVLDNISFTMNPNDKAILIGDSEIAKTTLLKILAGEMEPDEGSFKWGVTTSLSYFPKDNSEFFEGVDMNLVEWLRQYAPEDEQTETFLRGFLGRMLFSGEEVKKKASVLSGGEKVRCMLSKMMLSSANVLLLDEPTNHLDLESITAVNDGLKSFKGSIIFTSYDFEFINTIANRVIDLNQQGGLSKEIPYEEYLQEIGVLQK from the coding sequence ATGCTACAAGTAACTGATGTAAGTTTACGTTTTGGTGATCGTAAACTATTTGAAGATGTAAATATTAAATTTACTGAAGGAAACTGTTATGGACTTATTGGCGCAAATGGTGCTGGTAAATCTACATTTTTAAAAATTTTATCTGGTGAACTTGATTCACAAACTGGGCACGTCTCATTAGGAAAAGATGAACGTTTAGCAGTTTTAAAACAAGATCACTTTGCTTATGAAGACGAACGTGTATTAGATGTTGTAATTAAGGGACATGAACGTTTATATGAAGTTATGAAAGAGAAAGATGCAATTTATATGAAACCAGATTTCAGCGACGAAGATGGTATTCGTGCAGCAGAATTAGAAGGAGAATTCGCTGAAATGAACGGTTGGAATGCAGAAGCAGATGCTGCTTCTCTATTATCAGGTTTAGGTATTTCAACAGAATTACAAGATAAACAAATGTCTGAATTAGAAAACAATCAAAAAGTAAAAGTATTATTAGCACAAAGTTTATTTGGTGACCCTGATGTGCTTTTACTAGATGAGCCTACCAATGGTTTAGATATTCCAGCAATTAATTGGTTAGAAGATTTCTTAATTAATTTTGATAATACTGTAATTGTTGTATCCCATGACCGTCATTTCCTTAACAACGTGTGTACACATATTGCTGACTTGGACTTCGGTAAAATCAAATTATATGTAGGTAACTATGATTTCTGGTATCAATCAAGTCAATTAGCACAAAAAATGGCTCAAGAACAAAATAAGAAAAAAGAAGAAAAAATGAAAGAGTTACAAGACTTTATCGCTCGTTTCTCTGCGAATGCTTCAAAATCAAAACAAGCAACAAGTCGTAAGAAACAATTAGAAAAAATTGAGTTAGATGACATTCAACCTTCTTCAAGACGTTATCCATATGTTAAATTCACACCAGAACGTGAAATTGGTAATGACTTGTTAGTTGTTGATGGTATTTCTAAAACAATTGATGGCGAAAAAGTGTTAGACAATATTTCATTTACAATGAACCCTAATGATAAAGCAATTCTTATTGGTGATAGTGAGATTGCTAAAACAACATTATTAAAAATCTTAGCTGGCGAAATGGAACCAGATGAAGGTTCATTTAAATGGGGTGTCACTACATCATTAAGTTACTTCCCTAAAGATAATTCTGAATTCTTCGAAGGTGTAGACATGAACTTAGTTGAATGGTTACGTCAATATGCACCTGAAGATGAACAAACAGAAACATTTTTACGTGGTTTCTTAGGTCGTATGTTATTCAGTGGCGAAGAAGTTAAGAAAAAAGCAAGTGTTTTATCAGGTGGTGAAAAAGTACGTTGTATGTTAAGTAAAATGATGCTTTCAAGCGCAAACGTTTTACTATTAGATGAACCAACGAACCACCTTGATTTAGAAAGTATTACTGCTGTTAATGATGGCTTAAAATCATTTAAAGGTTCAATTATTTTCACATCTTATGACTTTGAATTCATTAACACTATTGCTAATCGCGTGATTGATTTAAATCAACAAGGCGGATTATCTAAAGAAATTCCTTACGAAGAATATCTTCAAGAAATTGGCGTATTACAAAAATAA
- the cvfB gene encoding RNA-binding virulence regulatory protein CvfB, producing MALDKDIVGSIEFLEVVGLEGSTYLLKGPNGEQVKLNQSEIDDEDDFEIGEEYSFFIYPNRSGELFATQNIPDITKDKYDFAKVLKTDRDGARVDVGLPREVLIPWEDLPKVKTLWPQAGDYVLVTLRIDRDNQMFARLASETIVEKMFSPVFDDDKLNQVLVARPYRLLRVGSFLLSKDGYKIFVHESERKEEPRLGEEIEVRIIGHNDKGELNGSFLPLAHERLDEDGQLIFDLLVEYEGELPFWDKSSPEAIKEVFNMSKGAFKRAIGHLYKQKIINIETGKITLTKKGWSRAED from the coding sequence ATGGCATTAGATAAAGATATAGTTGGGTCAATAGAATTTTTAGAAGTTGTTGGCTTAGAAGGTTCAACGTACCTTTTAAAAGGACCTAATGGAGAACAAGTTAAATTAAATCAATCAGAAATAGATGACGAAGATGATTTTGAAATAGGCGAGGAATATAGTTTCTTTATTTATCCAAACCGTTCAGGTGAATTATTTGCTACTCAAAACATACCAGACATCACTAAGGATAAGTACGATTTTGCAAAAGTGCTTAAAACAGATCGTGATGGCGCGCGAGTAGATGTAGGATTACCTAGAGAAGTACTCATTCCTTGGGAAGATTTACCTAAGGTTAAAACGTTATGGCCTCAAGCTGGTGACTATGTATTAGTCACTTTACGTATTGATAGGGATAATCAAATGTTTGCACGTTTGGCTAGTGAAACAATTGTTGAAAAGATGTTTTCTCCAGTATTCGACGATGATAAATTAAACCAAGTTTTAGTAGCAAGACCTTATCGTCTATTACGTGTGGGTAGCTTTTTATTATCCAAAGATGGTTATAAAATATTTGTTCACGAATCTGAACGAAAAGAAGAACCACGTTTGGGCGAAGAGATAGAGGTACGAATTATTGGCCATAATGATAAAGGTGAATTAAATGGATCCTTTTTACCATTAGCGCATGAACGTCTAGATGAAGATGGTCAATTAATCTTTGACTTGTTAGTAGAATATGAGGGTGAGTTACCATTTTGGGATAAATCAAGTCCAGAAGCGATAAAAGAAGTGTTCAATATGAGTAAAGGTGCTTTTAAACGTGCTATTGGACATTTATACAAACAAAAAATTATCAATATAGAAACTGGAAAAATTACGCTAACTAAAAAAGGTTGGAGTCGTGCAGAAGACTAG
- a CDS encoding PstS family phosphate ABC transporter substrate-binding protein, translating into MKKWQLVGTTVLSASVLLGACGGGNGSNGSGSGDGKDLKGEAKGEGSSTVAPIVEKLNEKWAKDHPNATISSGQAGTGAGFEKFIAGETDFSQASRPIKDEEKQKLEDKGIKYKEFKIAQDGVTIAVNKDNDFVKELSKDQLKKIYSGEAKTWKDVDSSYPDKKIKAFSPNSSHGTYDFFEEEVMDKGDIKAEKNGDTNVIVQSVEKNKEGIGYFGYSFYEQNKDKLKAVKIKDDKGKATEPKKDAIKDGSYALSRPLFLYVKEKSLKDNDVMKEFMKFTLEDKGKSAEDAGYVASPDKVYKDELKELDKYGKKDSDKK; encoded by the coding sequence ATGAAAAAATGGCAATTAGTCGGTACAACTGTATTAAGTGCTTCAGTATTATTAGGTGCTTGTGGCGGTGGCAACGGCAGTAACGGTAGTGGTTCTGGAGATGGAAAAGACCTTAAAGGCGAAGCAAAAGGTGAAGGTTCATCTACTGTAGCTCCTATCGTTGAGAAATTAAACGAAAAATGGGCTAAAGATCATCCAAACGCTACTATCTCATCTGGTCAAGCTGGTACTGGTGCTGGATTTGAAAAATTCATCGCTGGAGAAACTGATTTCTCTCAAGCTTCTAGACCAATCAAAGATGAAGAAAAACAAAAATTAGAAGACAAAGGTATTAAATATAAAGAATTCAAAATCGCTCAAGACGGTGTAACAATCGCTGTCAACAAAGATAATGACTTCGTTAAAGAATTATCTAAAGACCAATTAAAAAAAATCTATAGTGGCGAAGCTAAAACTTGGAAAGATGTAGATTCAAGCTATCCTGACAAAAAAATCAAAGCTTTCTCACCTAACTCAAGTCATGGTACTTATGACTTCTTCGAAGAGGAAGTAATGGATAAAGGCGACATTAAAGCTGAGAAAAACGGAGACACTAACGTAATCGTTCAATCAGTTGAGAAAAACAAAGAAGGTATTGGTTACTTTGGTTATAGCTTCTACGAACAAAACAAAGATAAATTAAAAGCAGTTAAAATCAAAGACGATAAAGGCAAAGCAACTGAACCTAAGAAAGATGCAATCAAAGACGGTTCATATGCTTTAAGTAGACCATTATTCTTATATGTTAAAGAAAAATCATTAAAAGATAATGATGTAATGAAAGAATTCATGAAATTCACTTTAGAAGACAAAGGTAAATCTGCTGAAGATGCTGGTTATGTAGCTTCTCCAGATAAAGTTTACAAAGACGAACTTAAAGAATTAGATAAATATGGTAAAAAAGATTCAGATAAAAAATAA
- the pstC gene encoding phosphate ABC transporter permease subunit PstC produces MATETNVREMIAKNNAKKGGFSDKIVPIILGIIAAISILTTIGILFTLITETITFFTRVSITEFLFTKEWNPTGSNPKYGIWALVIGTLKITVIATIVAVPIGLGAAIYLSEYASDKARRIIKPILEILAGIPTIVFGFFALTFVTPVLRTILPVLDSFNSISPGIVVGIMIVPIITSMSEDAMSSVPNKIREGAYGLGSTKFEVATKVVLPAAASGVVASIVLGISRSIGETMIVSLAAGSSPTASLSLTSSIQTMTGYIVEIATGDATFGSDIYYSIYAVGFTLFIFTLIMNLISYWVSKRFREEY; encoded by the coding sequence ATGGCTACAGAAACTAATGTTAGAGAAATGATAGCTAAAAATAATGCTAAAAAAGGTGGTTTTAGCGATAAAATTGTGCCCATCATTTTAGGAATTATTGCAGCTATCTCTATTTTAACTACCATTGGCATTCTATTCACTTTAATTACAGAAACAATTACATTTTTCACTCGTGTTTCAATCACTGAATTCCTATTCACTAAAGAGTGGAACCCTACTGGTTCAAATCCGAAATATGGTATTTGGGCACTAGTTATTGGAACATTGAAAATTACAGTTATTGCAACAATTGTAGCAGTACCAATTGGTTTAGGAGCTGCCATTTATTTAAGCGAATACGCTAGTGACAAAGCACGTCGTATCATCAAACCAATTCTTGAAATCTTGGCAGGGATTCCAACAATCGTATTCGGTTTCTTTGCGTTAACTTTTGTAACACCTGTACTAAGAACTATTCTTCCTGTATTAGACAGTTTCAACTCCATTAGTCCAGGGATAGTAGTAGGTATTATGATTGTTCCTATCATTACTAGTATGAGTGAAGACGCTATGTCATCAGTACCTAACAAAATTCGTGAAGGTGCTTATGGTTTAGGATCAACTAAATTTGAAGTAGCGACTAAAGTTGTACTTCCAGCTGCTGCCTCTGGTGTGGTTGCCTCAATCGTATTAGGTATTTCAAGATCTATCGGCGAAACAATGATTGTATCATTAGCAGCAGGTAGTTCACCAACAGCATCATTGTCATTAACTAGTTCAATTCAAACAATGACTGGTTATATTGTTGAAATCGCTACTGGAGATGCAACTTTTGGTTCAGATATTTACTACAGTATCTACGCTGTTGGTTTCACATTATTCATCTTCACTTTAATTATGAACCTTATTTCATATTGGGTTTCTAAACGCTTCAGAGAGGAGTATTAA